The sequence below is a genomic window from Candidatus Binataceae bacterium.
TTGCAGAGTCTCGAAACGGGCAAACTCCTCGGCAACTACGAGATTGACTTGTTCCAGGCGATTATTCGACGAATCGAGGAACAAGTTGTTGTCGCTAAGCCCAAACTCGAGAGATTTTCACCGACTCCGATAATTCGGTCGTTCGGGCTCAACGAAAAGGCAGACATTTCGTATAGGGCTATAGCTGACCATGCCCGCGCGATCACCTTTCTGATTGCCGACGGTATCTTTCCCGGCAACACCGATCGTGAATACGTCCTTAGGCGTTTGATTCGCCGCGCCGTGCGTCAGGGCCATACTCTCGAAATTAAGCAGCCATTTTTGAGCGATGTATGCGATGCCGTAATCGAGACAATGGGCGCTGCGTACCCCGAGCTTAGGAAACAAAGCGCAGAAATTAGACGCGCAGTTACGAGCGAGGAAACTCGGTTTCTCGAAACCTTGGACCGCGGACTCTTGCTTCTCGATACCTTTCGCAGCCGCGCTCCCGCTACAGGTGGTAAGCGAGTGCTCCTAGGCGAAGTCGCTTTCAAACTCTACGACACTTACGGGTTTCCCCTCGACCTGACGCAGGACGTTCTGCGCGATGAGAAAGTTGAAGTAGACGTTGAGGGTTTCAATCGCTTGATGGCCGAACAGCGCGAGCGCGGTCGAGCCGCCCGCAAGCAGGAAACCGTCGCGCCCGAAATCACTTCGAGCGACGGCGCGGCCTCGCGTTTCGTCGGCAATCACACCTACGACGCAGACTCCAAAGTTGTGGCGGCGCAGACCGATGGCGACAACGTCACCGTCGTCACCGCCGAGACCCCCTTCTACCCCGAGGGCGGCGGACAGGTCGGCGACCGCGGCGCGATCGCGACAGAATCTGGAGCGTTACTTGAAGTTTTCGACACGCGCAAACAGGACGGCGCGATCCTCCATCTGGGCCGGATAGTTCGCGGTGACGCCCGCGAGTTCGAGCGCGGCCGCCCGGTCAAGCTGACGATCGATCGCGAGCGGCGCGACGCCGCGATGCGCAATCATTCCGCCACCCATCTCCTTCATTACGCGCTGCGCGAAGTCGCCGGCAAGGAAGTCCGTCAGGCCGGTTCATTAGTCGAGCCGGGCCGCCTGCGCTTCGATTTCAGCCATCAGGGGCCGATCGCGGACGGCGACCTGGTCACGATCGAGGAGCTGATCAACGCGCGCATCCGCGACAACGCCGGCGTCACCACCGAGGAGATGGCCTACGACGTCGCGCTCAAGGCCGGCGCGCTCGCCTTCTTTGGCGACAAGTACGGCGACCGCGTCCGCGTCGTGCGGATGGGTGATTTCTCGGTCGAGCTCTGCGGCGGCACGCACGTGAATCGCACCGGAGACATCGGGCTGTTCAAGCTCGACGCCGAATCTGGAGTTGCGGCTGGCGTGCGCCGCATCGAGGCCGCGACCGGCCGTGGCGCGCTCGAAGCGGTGCGCCGGCGCGAGAAGATTCTCGAAGACTTGAGCGGCCGGCTCGGCGCACGCGACGGCGACGCGCTCGAGCGGCTCGAACGCCTGCTCGCGCGCGAGAAGGAACTCGAGAAAAAATTGCGCGCGCTCGAGCAGAAGCTCGTCGCCGGCGACGGCAAGGCCGCGGGCGACGCCGAGCAGGTGCGCGACGCCGGTGGCGTCAAAGTCGTCACGCGCAAGTTCGACGGCGTGGACCCCAAGGCGCTGCGCGACCTCGCCGATCGCCTGCGTCAGAAGCACGGCTCCGCGGTCGTCGCATTGGGCTCGGACCTCGGCGACGACAAGGCCGCCCTGCTCGTCGCGGTGACCAGCGATCTGACCAGCCGGATCAAGGCCGGCGACATCGTCAAGCAGTTAGCGCCAATCATCGGCGGTACCGGCGGCGGTCGCGCGGATTTTGCGCAGGCCGGCGGCCGCGACGCCGCCAGACTCGACGAAGCGCTCGATCGCATTGCCGGGCTCATCCGCGGTGATTCGTAACGCGAGCTTAATTTCGCGCCGGTTAACAGCGCGGGTGAAAACCGCTACGCTTACCGTTCAAGATGGATCGACATAACGGCGTGACGGAAGATATCAATCGGATCAACGGCAGCCTTTCGACTCTATCCTCTGAGGATTCTCTCGAACTTCATTTCGACGATCATCGCCTGTTCACGGAGCTGCTCGGCCAGCAGGACGCCAACCTCCGAACGATCGAGCAGAGCTTCGGCGTGCGGATCGGCGCCAACGGCAGCACGCTCAAGGTCTCCGGCGGACACGAGGAGCAGGCGGTCGCGGGCAAGCTCCTGAGCGAGCTCTACGAACTGCTCAAACGCGGCTATCCGATCTATGCGGGCGACGTCGAATACTCGGCGCGCATCCTGCGGGCCGATCGCAACGCCGACCTGAAGGACATCTTCCTCGACACGGTTTACGTCTCGGCGCACAAACGCGTCATTTCGCCGAAGAGCCTTAATCAAAAAGGCTATATCGACGCGATTCGCACCCACGATATCGTCTTCGGGATTGGTCCCGCCGGCACCGGCAAGACCTATCTCGCGATGGCGATGGCGCTGGCCGCGCTCATGAAAAATCAGGTCACCCGCATGGTGCTCTGCCGGCCCGCGGTCGAAGCCGGCGAGAAGCTCGGCTTTCTCCCGGGCGATCTGGCCGAAAAGGTCAACCCGTATCTGCGTCCGCTTTACGACGCGCTGCACGACATGGTCGATTACGATCGGGCGCGCCGGATGCTCGAGCGCGGCACGATCGAAGTCGCCCCGCTCGCTTTTATGCGCGGGCGCACGCTCAATGATTCGTTCATCATCCTCGACGAGGCGCAGAACACGACCTCCGAGCAGATGAAGATGTTCCTGACGCGGCTGGGCTACGCTTCCAAGGCGGTGATCACCGGGGATATCACCCAGATCGATCTGCCGAGCGGCAAGCTCTCAGGGCTGAAAGAAGCGCGCACCGTGCTCGCCGATACGCCGGGGATCAAGTTCGTTTACTTCAATGAGCGTGACGTGGTGCGCCATCGGCTGGTGCAGGCGATCATCACGGCCTACGAATCCTTCAACGGCGACGGTCCCACGCAAGCCCTCGAAAGCGTCCCCAAACCTCGGACGTGACGTGACGGTAGCTCTGCGATGCGACGCGGCGGACGGTCGCGAGTTCGCCGCGTCATTGCGCGGATCGGCCAAGTCGCTCCTGCGGCTGCTCGATCGTGACCGCGCAGAGCTGTCGATCGTACTCACGACGGACGCGGCGATCCGTCAATTGAACAGCCTGTTTCGCGGCAAGGACTCGCCGACCGACGTGCTCTCGTTTCCGCAACTCGGCGACGGCCAGGGATCGCACGAATGCGGGGAGAACTCGCGCGGGCGCGCAGCGGAAACGCGCGCGGGCGCCGCGGACGCAGGCCCTCCGGTGATTCTTGGCGATGTCGTGATCTCGATCGCGACCGCCTTGCGCCAGGCGCAGGCGATGAGGTTGCCGCCGGAACGCCGTCTGCGCGCCCTGCTAATTCATGGCCTCCTCCATCTGCTCGGGTACGACCACGAGCGTTCTCGGGCCGAGGCGCGGCGCATGTTCGCGCGTGAACGTGAACTCGCAGCGCTGCTCGATTCCCGGCCAGCCCCGCGCCGCTTGCGCTCCGCGACCGTGAGATTGTGAATCGTTAAAGCATGTCCGCCGCTCCGCTTAAGCCGGCCGCCGCCGCAGTCCTGACGCATTTCACCCGCACCTCGCGCAGCGGTGACGCGCTCGACAATCTGGTAACGATTCTGCGCAACGGGAGTATCGCAGGCTCTACCCGGATGGTCCCCGGCAAACAACGCGCCGTCTGCCTCTTTGACGTGCCGCTCGCAGAATTGAGCCGGCTGCTCACGCGGGCCAATCGGCGCCGCTACCAACCCTTCGGGGTTGCGCTGGACAAACGCTACGCCTTTGCGATGGGGGCGCGTCCGGTTTTCTATCTCCCGCTGACCGAGGCGCGCGCGATTCTCGCCGCCGAGGAGCTGTGGCGCGTGGTCGCGATCGACCTGCGCCGCACGCCGGCCGTGGATTGGACTTTCGAGCGCGAATGGCGGGTGCCCGGCGCGCTGCCGCTGCCCGCCCGCGGCGCCGTCGCGTTGGTCGAGTCCTGGCGAGACGCTGACGAACTGTACGATCGTTTCGACGGCGCACCGCCGTGCGCGGGCGTTCTCCCGCTCGAAAATTTATTTGGTTCCGGCGCGTGACTGGCCTGAGCCGGGGAACTCGCGCCGCGCTCGCGGCGATCAGCGGACTGGCGCTCGCCGCAGCCTTTCCGAAGGTTGATCTGGGTCTGCTCGCCTGGGTCGCCTTTGTGCCGCTGCTTTACGCAATCCGCGACGAATCAACCGGACGCCTCTTTCTCTACGCATGGCTGCAAGGCTTTGTCTGCAATATCGCTTCGGTTTACTGGATCGCGATCACGCTGCACAGCTTCACCAGCCTGCGCATCGATCTGGCGATCACGCCGATGCTTTTGCTGGCCGCGATCATCGCGCTCTACGGCGCTATCGCCTTTGCGTTCGCCGACTTCACTGCGGTCCGTTTCCGTATTCCGATAGTCGTTACGCTGCCGATCGCCTGGACGGCGCTCGAATGGGTCCGCACCTACTTCCCGATCGGCTTTCCGTGGAATCTGCTGGGCTACACCGCCTATCGCAATCTTCAGTTGATTCAGTTTGCGGAACTCACTGGGGTCTACGGGATCTCCGCGCTGATCATTTTCGCCAACGTGGTAGTTTACGTCGTCGCCTTCCAGGTTTATTCGCGCAGGACGCAGGCGGTGAGTCTCGGCGCTCTGACGTTCCTGATGGCGGCGGCGTTCGTCTTCGGTTCGATCCGAGTCCGCGGCCTGCAAAACGCCCAGGGCGAGGCGTCACTCAACGTTGCGATGGTCCAGGGCGACATCCCGCAATCGCTGAAATGGGATCCCAAGTTCCTCAAATCCAGTTTCGACGTCTATGCGGATCAGAGCCGCAGCGCAGCGCGGCGCGGCGCTGACTTAATCGTCTGGCCGGAGGCCGCCGCCGCGTTTTTCTTTCAACCCGACGAGCGCTATCCCGCCGCTTTCGCTGAAGATGCGCGCTACCGCCAACAATTACTCGCGCTCGCCGTCGAGACTGCCGATCCGATCCTTTTCGGCGCGCCCGCGCTTGGCGTCGAAGATGGCCGCGTGGGGTTTTACAATCGCGCCTATCTCGTCAGTGGCCGCGGCGAGGTTATCGCCTGGTACGACAAGATTCAGCTCGTGCCCTTTGGCGAATACGTCCCGCTGCGCAGCCTTTTCGGCTACTTCGTCAATCGCGTCGTCGCCGGTTTCGGCGATATGTTTGCGGGATCAAAACAGACCGTCTTTACGGTGAAAGATGCCAAGCTGGGCGTGCTGATCTGTTATGAAAGCATCTTTCCGGATCTGGCGCGCAGCGTCGTCAATGACGGCGCCGACATTCTGATCAATATCACCAACGATGCCTGGTACGGGGAAAGCTCTGCGCCTTATCAATTGCTCGCGATGGCGGCGATGCGCGCGGTCGAGACCAAAGTCCCGCTGGTGCGCGTGGCGAACACCGGCATCAGCGCAGTTATCCAGCCCACCGGCGCGATCACCGCGCCAACGCCGCTTTTCGTGCGCGGTACTGAAACCGAACTTGTGTACTGGCGCCGCGAGCGGACAGTGTACACGCGGGTCGGTGATCTCTTTGCGGAAGCTTGCCTGATCCTCACGCTCGCCGGATTCCTCGACGCGCTGACTCTGCGCCGCGGCGCCAGCGGCCGACGCGGAGTCGGGTCCGATCAGTTCCCGCCCAACGGCCGCGCCCACGAGCGGACAAACTCGCACCTACTGCATTAATTCGCCGACGCGTTTATGTCAGAATATAAGCTGCATCGACCCGACACACTTCGCGTCGGCTAACAACCCAGCTTCTACCGACTGTTTTGAAACGCAACGTTCTGTATTTGGAGATTGCCCAATGACCCTAGCCGAGATGCGCGAACAACTCATCGATTTCGATTATCGCAGCGAGACCCTCGGGAGGCGTCTTTGACGTCGCCACACTAAGCGCGCGCTCCAACCAACTGCTCGAGGAGTCGAGCAAGCTCGATTTCTGGGATCGCCCTGAGGACGCCCAGGCGGTGCTCAAGGAGCAGGACCGCATCCGCGCCAAGCTCTCGGGCTACGAGCTTCTGAAGAAATCGCTCGAAGAGGCGAAGCTCTTCTTCGCGATGGCCGAAGAAGAAGGGATGGACGATTCTGAGGCGGCTGGCGAAACCGCAGCCGCACTTCAGACCGCGGGCGCAGAGCTCGAGCGCCAGGAACTCCAACTGATGCTCGGAGGCGAATACGATCGCCTCGGCGCGATCGTCTCGGTCCATCCGGGGGCCGGCGGCACTGAGGCTCAGGATTGGGCCGAGATGCTTCTCCGTCTCTACCTCCGCTGGGCCGAGCGGCGCGGCTACAAGACCGATCTCGCCGATTTGCAGCCCGGCGACGGCGGCGGAATCAAGAATGCGACCTTCGAGGTGGACGGCGAGTTCGCGTATGGCTATCTCAAGGCCGAAGCCGGCATCCATCGGCTGGTGCGGATTTCACCTTACGACGCGAATGCGCGCCGCCATACTTCGTTCGCCTCGGTCTTTGTCTTCCCGGCGATCGACGACAAGGTCGAGGTCATTATCAATCCAGCGGATCTGCGCGTCGATACCTTTCGCGCCTCAGGCGCCGGCGGCCAGCACGTCAACAAGACCGATTCCGCCGTGCGCTTCACCCATATCCCCAGCGGAATCGTCGTAACCTGCCAGAACGAGCGCTCGCAGCACAAGAATCGCGCGATGGCGATGAAAATCCTGCGGGCAAGGCTGTTCGAGCTTGAGCAACGCAAGAAGCGCGAGGAGCTCGAGAAATTCAGCAAGGAGAAAAAGGAGATCGCCTGGGGCAGCCAAATCCGCTCTTATGTGCTCCATCCGTATCAGTTGGTGAAGGACCATCGCACCGGCGTCGAGGCCGGCAACACCAGCGCGGTGCTCGATGGCGATATCGATCAGTTCATCGAGGCCTACCTGATGGGTGTGCGCAAGGGCGACCCCGAAGCCGCATCGGTCTGAGCGACGAAATCTTCGGGTACGGATCTTTCGTAACCAAAAGTTAATTTGCGGCCCATTGCATTGCTGCGCTAGCCGTCGCTACTAGATCGGCATGCGGAAAGCCTTAGGCGCGACCCGCGCGGCACCGGCACTGTCGGCCGCTGAACGGATGATGGCGGGCCGCGCCCTGCGCGAGCAGGTGCCGCGCAGCAGTCACGGGGAATGGCAGGCCGCAGTCAATCGCGCCGACCCGGTTGCGATCCTCCGCGAGTTTGACCACAACCGCATCGCCGAACTGTTGCCGATCCGCTACGGGCGCATGAAGAAGTCGCCGTTCGCCTTTTTGCGCGGCGCCGCGGCGATTATGGCCGCCGATCTCGCGCGCACACCCGCCACCGGGCTGCGGGTGCAGGCCGGCGGCGATTGCCACATCATGAATTTCGGCGCCTTCGCGACCGCCGAACGCAACCTGATCTTCGACATCAACGATTTCGACGAAACCCTGCCTGCGCCCTGGGAATGGGACATCAAACGTCTCGCTGCGAGTATCGAGGTCGCCGCGCGCACCGCCGATTTCAAGACCGAATATCGCGAGGAGGCGGTCCGCGCCGCCACCCGCGCCTATCGTGAGCACATGGCGGAATATGCCGCGATGCGCGTGCTTGAGGTCTGGTACCAGCGCATCGATCTTAAGGCGCTGATCCGCAGTATGCCGCGCGACGCCGAGCGCGCCGAGACCCGGCGGGCAATCGAGAAGGCGCGCCGCGACAGCACTCCGGGACATCTTTTTCCGGCGCTCGCGCGGTCGGGCCGCAAACCCCTGCGGATCAACGACGCACCGCCCCTGATCTATCATCCGGCGGAACGCCACAAGGCGGCATTTCGCCAGCGCGTACTCGACGGCTTCGAGCGTTATGCCGCGTCGCTCCCACCAGCATATCGGCAGTTGTTTCAGCGTTACGAGCTGCAGGACATCGCGATCAAGGTCGTCGGCGTCGGTAGCGTCGGCACGTTCTGCGCCGTCGCGCTCTTCACCGCCGCCGAGGATGATCCGCTCTTCCTGCAGGTCAAGGAGGCAGGCCCTTCAGTGCTCGAGCCGTATGCCGGGGCGAGCGCCTTCACCAGTCATGGCGAGCGCGTCGTCGTCGGACAGCGTCTGATGCAGTCCGCGGGAGACATCCTGCTCGGCTGGACCGAGGGTCTCGAAGACAACCGCCACTTCTATATCCGCCAACTGCGCGATATGAAGATCGCGATGCCGATCGAGACCGCCGGCCACACCGACCTCGAATACTTC
It includes:
- the alaS gene encoding alanine--tRNA ligase; its protein translation is MHWTTDRIRQSFLDFFKDKGHEIVPSASLIPHGDPTLLFTNAGMVPFKDYFLGVRTPTSKRVADCQKCLRISGKHNDLEAVGRDSYHHTFFEMLGNWSFGDYYKEEAIAFHWELVTKVWGIPKELLWATVYQDDDEAEAAWLKLKVLPKDRILRCGAKDNFWEMGETGPCGPCSEIHIDRDVEAAKFCTHEPGKCAVNVDGCARFIELGNLVFIQYNRDASGKLTPLPMKHVDTGTGLERIASVLQSLETGKLLGNYEIDLFQAIIRRIEEQVVVAKPKLERFSPTPIIRSFGLNEKADISYRAIADHARAITFLIADGIFPGNTDREYVLRRLIRRAVRQGHTLEIKQPFLSDVCDAVIETMGAAYPELRKQSAEIRRAVTSEETRFLETLDRGLLLLDTFRSRAPATGGKRVLLGEVAFKLYDTYGFPLDLTQDVLRDEKVEVDVEGFNRLMAEQRERGRAARKQETVAPEITSSDGAASRFVGNHTYDADSKVVAAQTDGDNVTVVTAETPFYPEGGGQVGDRGAIATESGALLEVFDTRKQDGAILHLGRIVRGDAREFERGRPVKLTIDRERRDAAMRNHSATHLLHYALREVAGKEVRQAGSLVEPGRLRFDFSHQGPIADGDLVTIEELINARIRDNAGVTTEEMAYDVALKAGALAFFGDKYGDRVRVVRMGDFSVELCGGTHVNRTGDIGLFKLDAESGVAAGVRRIEAATGRGALEAVRRREKILEDLSGRLGARDGDALERLERLLAREKELEKKLRALEQKLVAGDGKAAGDAEQVRDAGGVKVVTRKFDGVDPKALRDLADRLRQKHGSAVVALGSDLGDDKAALLVAVTSDLTSRIKAGDIVKQLAPIIGGTGGGRADFAQAGGRDAARLDEALDRIAGLIRGDS
- a CDS encoding DUF2252 domain-containing protein → MRKALGATRAAPALSAAERMMAGRALREQVPRSSHGEWQAAVNRADPVAILREFDHNRIAELLPIRYGRMKKSPFAFLRGAAAIMAADLARTPATGLRVQAGGDCHIMNFGAFATAERNLIFDINDFDETLPAPWEWDIKRLAASIEVAARTADFKTEYREEAVRAATRAYREHMAEYAAMRVLEVWYQRIDLKALIRSMPRDAERAETRRAIEKARRDSTPGHLFPALARSGRKPLRINDAPPLIYHPAERHKAAFRQRVLDGFERYAASLPPAYRQLFQRYELQDIAIKVVGVGSVGTFCAVALFTAAEDDPLFLQVKEAGPSVLEPYAGASAFTSHGERVVVGQRLMQSAGDILLGWTEGLEDNRHFYIRQLRDMKIAMPIETAGHTDLEYFAEACGWALALAHARSGDSAMIAGYLGSGEAFDDALVNFAAAYADQTERDYAALLKAIKAGRIKAASA
- a CDS encoding PhoH family protein, giving the protein MDRHNGVTEDINRINGSLSTLSSEDSLELHFDDHRLFTELLGQQDANLRTIEQSFGVRIGANGSTLKVSGGHEEQAVAGKLLSELYELLKRGYPIYAGDVEYSARILRADRNADLKDIFLDTVYVSAHKRVISPKSLNQKGYIDAIRTHDIVFGIGPAGTGKTYLAMAMALAALMKNQVTRMVLCRPAVEAGEKLGFLPGDLAEKVNPYLRPLYDALHDMVDYDRARRMLERGTIEVAPLAFMRGRTLNDSFIILDEAQNTTSEQMKMFLTRLGYASKAVITGDITQIDLPSGKLSGLKEARTVLADTPGIKFVYFNERDVVRHRLVQAIITAYESFNGDGPTQALESVPKPRT
- the lnt gene encoding apolipoprotein N-acyltransferase, yielding MTGLSRGTRAALAAISGLALAAAFPKVDLGLLAWVAFVPLLYAIRDESTGRLFLYAWLQGFVCNIASVYWIAITLHSFTSLRIDLAITPMLLLAAIIALYGAIAFAFADFTAVRFRIPIVVTLPIAWTALEWVRTYFPIGFPWNLLGYTAYRNLQLIQFAELTGVYGISALIIFANVVVYVVAFQVYSRRTQAVSLGALTFLMAAAFVFGSIRVRGLQNAQGEASLNVAMVQGDIPQSLKWDPKFLKSSFDVYADQSRSAARRGADLIVWPEAAAAFFFQPDERYPAAFAEDARYRQQLLALAVETADPILFGAPALGVEDGRVGFYNRAYLVSGRGEVIAWYDKIQLVPFGEYVPLRSLFGYFVNRVVAGFGDMFAGSKQTVFTVKDAKLGVLICYESIFPDLARSVVNDGADILINITNDAWYGESSAPYQLLAMAAMRAVETKVPLVRVANTGISAVIQPTGAITAPTPLFVRGTETELVYWRRERTVYTRVGDLFAEACLILTLAGFLDALTLRRGASGRRGVGSDQFPPNGRAHERTNSHLLH
- the prfB gene encoding peptide chain release factor 2, whose product is MAARPSGGVFDVATLSARSNQLLEESSKLDFWDRPEDAQAVLKEQDRIRAKLSGYELLKKSLEEAKLFFAMAEEEGMDDSEAAGETAAALQTAGAELERQELQLMLGGEYDRLGAIVSVHPGAGGTEAQDWAEMLLRLYLRWAERRGYKTDLADLQPGDGGGIKNATFEVDGEFAYGYLKAEAGIHRLVRISPYDANARRHTSFASVFVFPAIDDKVEVIINPADLRVDTFRASGAGGQHVNKTDSAVRFTHIPSGIVVTCQNERSQHKNRAMAMKILRARLFELEQRKKREELEKFSKEKKEIAWGSQIRSYVLHPYQLVKDHRTGVEAGNTSAVLDGDIDQFIEAYLMGVRKGDPEAASV
- the ybeY gene encoding rRNA maturation RNase YbeY, which encodes MTVALRCDAADGREFAASLRGSAKSLLRLLDRDRAELSIVLTTDAAIRQLNSLFRGKDSPTDVLSFPQLGDGQGSHECGENSRGRAAETRAGAADAGPPVILGDVVISIATALRQAQAMRLPPERRLRALLIHGLLHLLGYDHERSRAEARRMFARERELAALLDSRPAPRRLRSATVRL